In the Nitrospirota bacterium genome, one interval contains:
- a CDS encoding phosphoglycerate mutase, producing the protein MKHVILHVDGMADRPRQELDGRTPFQAASTPHLDRLVQGGEIGLLAAAPEGVRQGSGLVGTTILGYDPKKYYQGPGPFEAASLGVAIGEHDVVYRCTMVTLRADAQAGSKGGLNEIKKLGPHVAMEDATAGLISTEEARELVEAINEQLGSEMIQFYPGLGHRHLMVWVDGKSRAACTDPQLLVGRSIADALPTGDGSDILRKLMDASFQILRDHPLNEERHAAGQKPANCLWLWGQGKAVLWPSLPERFKVSGVVISQSDVHRGLGIMAGLEAVDGARLAGADLCIHAAVALDELKKKDFAYVYVGLPDAVVYGLDVVAKVKGIEAVDRELIGPLLEGLAKLGSHRIVVCCDGGNAHLRQAAESPCFFAYRDSAATPSSGAGRRFTETDARASTLPPRDATKFVVRLFAKGS; encoded by the coding sequence ATGAAGCATGTCATTCTCCATGTCGATGGGATGGCAGACCGCCCTCGGCAGGAATTGGATGGGCGGACTCCTTTTCAAGCTGCTTCAACCCCTCACCTGGATCGCCTCGTGCAAGGTGGAGAGATCGGGCTTCTGGCCGCAGCGCCCGAGGGTGTGCGGCAGGGGAGCGGTCTGGTGGGGACTACCATTCTTGGATACGATCCCAAGAAATACTACCAGGGACCAGGCCCGTTCGAAGCGGCCAGCCTGGGGGTTGCCATTGGCGAGCATGATGTCGTCTATCGTTGTACGATGGTTACATTGCGGGCAGATGCCCAGGCAGGGAGTAAAGGAGGGTTGAACGAGATCAAGAAGCTTGGACCGCATGTGGCAATGGAAGATGCGACTGCAGGCCTGATTTCGACGGAAGAGGCCCGTGAATTGGTCGAGGCGATCAATGAACAGCTCGGATCCGAGATGATCCAATTCTATCCCGGATTAGGCCACCGTCATCTCATGGTGTGGGTCGATGGGAAATCGCGAGCAGCCTGCACAGATCCACAGCTGTTGGTCGGCCGGTCCATTGCCGATGCGTTGCCGACGGGAGACGGGTCCGATATTCTTCGGAAGCTCATGGACGCCTCGTTTCAGATCTTGCGCGATCATCCCCTCAACGAGGAACGTCATGCGGCAGGGCAGAAGCCGGCCAATTGTCTCTGGCTCTGGGGGCAAGGCAAGGCCGTTCTTTGGCCTAGCCTCCCTGAGCGGTTCAAGGTGTCCGGCGTGGTGATTTCGCAGAGCGATGTCCATCGCGGACTCGGCATCATGGCCGGGCTCGAAGCGGTGGACGGTGCAAGATTGGCAGGGGCGGATCTTTGTATCCACGCGGCGGTCGCTCTGGATGAGCTGAAGAAAAAGGACTTTGCTTATGTCTACGTAGGGTTGCCGGACGCGGTTGTCTATGGGCTGGATGTTGTTGCCAAGGTGAAGGGTATCGAAGCGGTCGATCGCGAATTGATAGGGCCGCTCCTCGAGGGGCTGGCCAAATTGGGATCCCATCGTATCGTGGTTTGCTGCGATGGGGGCAATGCACATCTTAGGCAGGCAGCGGAAAGTCCCTGCTTCTTCGCCTATCGGGACAGTGCGGCAACTCCCTCTAGCGGGGCTGGGCGGAGATTTACCGAGACGGATGCTCGGGCCTCGACCCTGCCTCCTCGCGATGCGACGAAGTTCGTGGTGCGGCTGTTTGCAAAAGGATCCTGA
- a CDS encoding threonine synthase, translated as MKRWRGVIEEYRKFLPVTDRTPVVTLGEGNTPLIRATRLARQIAPGIDLYLKFEGMNPTGSFKDRGMTMAISKAVESGAKAVICASTGNTSASAAAYGARAGLEVYVLIPAGKIAMGKLSQAMMHQATVIQIEGNFDQALTIVKELSATHHIELVNSLNPYRIEGQKTAAMEVCDQLGDAPAIHVLPVGNAGNITAYWKGYQEYCSANQSTRLPRMIGFQAAGAAPIVLGRIVENPQTVATAIRIGNPASWSAASIAVKESMGAIDSVTDEEILRAYAVVAATEGVFCEPASAASVAGVMKLSKQGSLGEGETVVCTLTGHGLKDADTAISVSPQPKTVRATREDVARLLQVHTS; from the coding sequence ATGAAGCGCTGGCGTGGTGTCATCGAAGAGTATCGGAAGTTTCTGCCAGTAACGGATCGCACCCCGGTCGTGACGCTCGGTGAAGGCAACACTCCTCTCATCAGGGCGACAAGGTTGGCGAGACAGATCGCTCCCGGCATTGACCTCTATCTTAAATTCGAAGGCATGAATCCGACAGGGTCCTTCAAGGATCGCGGAATGACGATGGCGATCTCAAAGGCCGTCGAGTCCGGAGCCAAGGCGGTAATCTGTGCCTCCACGGGAAATACATCTGCTTCCGCTGCAGCCTATGGAGCACGGGCTGGACTGGAGGTTTACGTGTTGATTCCTGCCGGGAAGATTGCGATGGGAAAACTGTCCCAGGCCATGATGCACCAAGCCACTGTGATTCAGATTGAAGGGAATTTCGATCAGGCTTTGACTATCGTGAAGGAATTGTCGGCGACTCATCACATCGAACTGGTCAACTCGCTCAACCCCTATCGGATCGAGGGACAGAAAACCGCCGCGATGGAGGTCTGCGATCAACTTGGAGATGCCCCAGCCATTCATGTGCTGCCGGTGGGGAATGCCGGTAACATTACTGCCTATTGGAAGGGGTATCAGGAATACTGTTCTGCCAATCAATCCACGCGGTTGCCTCGTATGATCGGATTTCAGGCAGCCGGTGCAGCGCCTATCGTACTCGGTCGCATCGTGGAAAATCCACAGACCGTGGCCACGGCTATCCGGATCGGTAATCCCGCCAGCTGGAGTGCGGCTTCGATTGCTGTGAAGGAATCGATGGGAGCCATCGACTCGGTGACGGATGAAGAAATCTTGCGGGCCTATGCGGTGGTTGCCGCGACGGAGGGCGTCTTTTGCGAGCCGGCGTCTGCGGCATCGGTTGCCGGGGTGATGAAGTTGAGCAAACAAGGAAGTTTGGGTGAAGGTGAGACGGTGGTCTGTACATTGACCGGCCATGGATTGAAAGATGCCGACACAGCGATCAGCGTATCGCCCCAACCGAAAACCGTTAGAGCGACGCGGGAGGATGTCGCTCGTCTTTTACAGGTGCACACATCATGA
- a CDS encoding homoserine dehydrogenase: MISRVGVGIIGFGTVGTGVVKILMENAALISRRIGVPIEIVRIADLDVVRDRGLALPPGLLTTDAKQVLTDPSIDIVIELIGGCDVAKRVILEAIAAGKHVVTANKALLALHGEEIFAAASRSGVDLGFEASVGGGIPVIQALREGLAANTIQSIYGIINGTANYILSRMTRAGQSFELVLDEAKQAGYAEADPTFDVAGIDSAHKLAILASLAYGTPVNVKDIYTEGITHITPLDIAYAKEFDCTIKLLGIAKLVGNEVEARVHPTMLPSSSPIAQVEGVYNAIQLVGDAVGDVVLYGRGAGSMPTGSAVVGDLMAIARNLLKGAVGRVPPASFQPDQRRPLRMRPMEEINSLYYLRFMVLDRPGVLSQIAGELGQCEISISSVLQQGRREGQTVPVVIKTHTARERDVQTALRAIDRMAFISEPTTLIRVEGKDE; this comes from the coding sequence ATGATTTCACGCGTGGGCGTCGGTATCATCGGGTTCGGAACGGTTGGGACAGGCGTCGTGAAGATTCTCATGGAGAATGCCGCCTTGATCAGCCGCCGAATTGGTGTGCCCATCGAGATCGTTCGGATTGCCGACCTCGACGTAGTACGCGACCGAGGGCTGGCTCTGCCGCCTGGCCTGCTCACGACCGATGCGAAGCAGGTTCTCACCGACCCCTCGATCGACATCGTGATCGAGTTGATCGGAGGCTGCGATGTTGCCAAACGCGTTATCCTCGAAGCCATTGCGGCAGGCAAACACGTCGTGACAGCCAATAAGGCCTTGCTTGCGTTACACGGAGAAGAAATATTTGCGGCGGCTTCCCGTTCTGGTGTCGACCTAGGCTTCGAAGCGAGTGTGGGTGGGGGGATTCCGGTCATTCAGGCGCTGAGGGAAGGGCTTGCAGCGAATACGATCCAATCCATTTATGGGATCATCAACGGGACTGCCAATTACATTCTCTCGCGCATGACCCGTGCCGGCCAGAGCTTTGAGCTGGTGCTCGACGAAGCCAAACAGGCCGGATATGCTGAGGCGGATCCGACATTCGATGTGGCCGGTATCGATTCGGCCCACAAGCTAGCGATCCTGGCGTCGTTGGCCTATGGAACGCCAGTGAATGTGAAAGATATCTATACCGAGGGGATCACCCACATTACGCCGCTCGATATTGCCTATGCTAAAGAGTTCGACTGTACGATCAAGTTGCTGGGTATTGCCAAGCTGGTCGGCAATGAAGTCGAAGCCAGAGTGCATCCCACGATGCTGCCTTCCTCGTCTCCGATAGCTCAAGTTGAGGGAGTGTACAACGCCATTCAACTTGTCGGCGATGCCGTGGGCGATGTGGTCCTCTATGGCCGGGGTGCTGGGTCCATGCCGACCGGCAGTGCGGTGGTCGGCGATCTCATGGCCATTGCGCGCAATCTGTTGAAGGGAGCGGTTGGTCGAGTGCCGCCCGCCTCGTTCCAGCCGGACCAGCGTCGTCCACTTCGGATGCGGCCGATGGAAGAAATCAACTCACTGTATTACCTCCGCTTCATGGTGTTGGACCGCCCCGGTGTCTTATCCCAAATTGCAGGGGAACTGGGACAGTGCGAGATCAGTATTTCGTCTGTACTTCAACAAGGGCGGCGCGAAGGGCAGACGGTCCCGGTCGTCATCAAGACCCATACCGCCAGGGAGCGCGATGTGCAAACGGCACTGCGAGCGATCGATCGCATGGCCTTTATCTCAGAGCCGACAACCTTGATCAGGGTCGAGGGCAAGGACGAGTAA
- a CDS encoding aspartate kinase: MSLIVQKYGGTSVGTIERIHRVADRVEKAHKNGHRLVIVLSAMSGETDRLLRLAHEVTSLPDDRELDMLLSTGERVTIALLAMALRARGLDAQSFTGRQVGIMTDSAHTKARITRVSADRIREALGNGVIPVVAGFQGINEQSDVTTLGRGGSDLTAVALAAALKADRCIIFTDVDGVYTSDPNIVPAARRIEKISYEEMLEMASLGAKVLQSRSVEFAAKFNVPVEVNSSFKEGRGTLVTREDEDMEAVAVSGVTGDRNQAKITIVGVPDKPGIASQLFGPVAKANINVDMIIQNMSQSGMTDISFTIPRVDVKKALPLIQDVAKGIDAKSVAVTEAIAKVSLVGVGMRSHSGVAAKMFEVLSHEGVNILMISTSEIKISCVIDEKYAELAMRSLHTAFGLDQSPAEDQAAK, translated from the coding sequence GTGTCGCTCATTGTCCAGAAATATGGAGGGACGTCAGTAGGCACGATCGAGCGGATTCACCGCGTGGCTGATCGCGTCGAGAAAGCTCATAAGAATGGTCATCGCCTTGTGATTGTTCTGTCTGCAATGAGCGGCGAAACGGATCGGTTGCTCCGGTTAGCGCATGAAGTCACATCGTTGCCTGATGATCGAGAACTCGACATGCTCCTGTCTACTGGAGAACGGGTGACCATTGCCTTGTTGGCGATGGCGTTACGGGCCCGGGGGCTTGATGCCCAATCCTTTACGGGACGCCAAGTCGGGATCATGACCGACAGCGCCCATACGAAAGCGCGTATCACCAGGGTCAGTGCCGATCGAATCCGCGAGGCATTGGGCAACGGAGTCATCCCAGTGGTTGCCGGTTTTCAAGGGATCAATGAACAGTCGGATGTGACGACGTTGGGACGTGGCGGCTCCGACCTGACGGCAGTTGCCCTCGCGGCGGCTCTGAAGGCCGATCGATGCATCATCTTTACCGACGTCGACGGTGTCTACACTTCAGATCCCAACATTGTGCCGGCGGCGCGACGAATTGAGAAGATTTCCTATGAAGAAATGCTGGAGATGGCCAGTTTGGGCGCCAAAGTCCTACAGAGCCGTTCCGTCGAATTCGCCGCAAAGTTCAATGTGCCGGTGGAGGTGAATTCCAGCTTTAAGGAAGGAAGGGGGACGCTTGTGACGCGTGAAGATGAGGATATGGAAGCGGTTGCAGTATCTGGAGTCACCGGCGATCGGAATCAGGCCAAGATCACGATTGTGGGTGTGCCGGACAAACCGGGTATCGCCTCTCAACTGTTCGGGCCAGTAGCCAAGGCGAACATCAATGTTGACATGATCATCCAGAACATGAGTCAGTCCGGCATGACGGATATTTCCTTCACGATTCCACGGGTGGACGTCAAGAAGGCCCTGCCATTGATTCAGGACGTAGCGAAAGGGATCGATGCCAAATCCGTTGCCGTGACAGAGGCGATCGCGAAAGTCTCGCTGGTCGGTGTCGGGATGCGGTCCCATTCAGGGGTTGCCGCCAAGATGTTCGAAGTCTTGTCCCATGAAGGTGTGAACATCCTCATGATCAGCACTTCGGAGATCAAGATCTCCTGTGTCATTGATGAAAAGTATGCGGAGCTCGCAATGCGTTCGCTCCATACCGCGTTCGGGTTGGATCAGTCACCGGCAGAGGATCAGGCTGCAAAGTAG